The sequence AATGCAACCCAGATTCGGAACAGTGTGTGCATCTCTTATCCACGGTAATTTTTTCAGCGGCCACTCCAGCTTCACTCAGTTGCGCACTATTTGCGCTAATGAGATCGAGAGTGTAGTGACTCGGCCCATTCTTAGTCAAGTGATCCGTATGAAATTTTTCTTTAACCTCCGCCCCCACGGTATAACAGCAAGTGTGAATGGAAGGACCGATAAAGCAGGAGAGTAATTTCGGCTTAACACCGAAATCTTCTTTCAGTTTAAAAACGGCTTCTCCGGCTATACCAGCGACTGTTCCCCGCCAGCCTGCATGGATGAGACCGATAACCGACATATCCGGTGCTGTAAGAAAAATTGGTAGGCAGTCCGCTACCTGAATAGCTAGGACCACATTCGGGCAGTCACTGATGAGGCCGTCACATTCACCCACGAGCCCCGGAGTGTCTACAGAAACTACTTTATTTGAATGAATCTGCCTGGCATACGCTACCTTACCATTATTGTCTAGTCTGTCAGAAAAATCGAGAAGATCATTGAAACGCCCTTTCCTCTTGCCGGCCCGATAAACGATGGACGCATACACCTCATTTTGCAGATGCAGTGATAGATCCTCAAGGGTGAATGAACTTTCCTTGACGGTCGTTTTCAGGGTATTTCTAAAATGTAGGAGTAGAGGGAATCGCCAACGAACTCACCCACAAGCGTGAGTCTGTTCTTTGCATATCTCAGCAAATGGATGGAGGCGTTCAGGCGGGGT comes from Candidatus Neomarinimicrobiota bacterium and encodes:
- the pgeF gene encoding peptidoglycan editing factor PgeF; the protein is MKTTVKESSFTLEDLSLHLQNEVYASIVYRAGKRKGRFNDLLDFSDRLDNNGKVAYARQIHSNKVVSVDTPGLVGECDGLISDCPNVVLAIQVADCLPIFLTAPDMSVIGLIHAGWRGTVAGIAGEAVFKLKEDFGVKPKLLSCFIGPSIHTCCYTVGAEVKEKFHTDHLTKNGPSHYTLDLISANSAQLSEAGVAAEKITVDKRCTHCSESGLHSYRRHGDRAGRNICFLSLK